In Streptomyces chartreusis, the following proteins share a genomic window:
- a CDS encoding PhoH family protein: protein MVTSTKRHKPDRRTYVLDTSVLLADPNALNRFDEHEVVLPIVVVTELEAKRHHPELGYFARQALRLLDEFRVKNGRLDAPIPIGELGGTVRVELNHSDPSVLPSGYRLGDNDSRILAVARNLQAEGYDVTVVSKDLPLRIKASSVGLLAEEYRAELAITDSSGWTGMSELTLSGEQVDILFEEGHVYVPEVADLPVHTGLTIHSERGKALGRVTPEGNVRVVRGDREAFGIKGRSAEQRIALDLLLDPDVGIVSMGGRAGTGKSALALCAGLEAVLERRQHQKVMVFRPLYAVGGQELGYLPGSEAEKMSPWAQAVFDTLSAVTSREVIEEVTARGMLEVLPLTHIRGRSLHDAFVIVDEAQSLERNVLLTVLSRIGANSRVVLTHDVAQRDNLRVGRYDGVVAVVEKLKGHPLFAHVTLTRSERSQIAALVTEMLEDGQI from the coding sequence GTGGTGACCAGCACAAAGCGCCACAAGCCAGACCGGCGCACCTACGTTCTCGACACCAGCGTCCTGCTGGCCGACCCGAACGCCCTGAACCGCTTCGACGAGCACGAGGTCGTGCTCCCCATCGTCGTGGTGACGGAACTGGAGGCCAAGCGGCACCATCCCGAACTCGGCTACTTCGCCCGGCAGGCGCTCCGTCTGCTGGATGAGTTCCGGGTGAAGAACGGCCGACTCGACGCCCCCATTCCGATCGGGGAACTCGGCGGGACCGTCCGTGTCGAGCTCAACCACTCGGACCCCAGCGTGCTGCCCAGCGGCTACCGCCTGGGGGACAACGACTCCCGCATCCTCGCGGTCGCCCGCAATCTGCAGGCCGAGGGCTACGACGTCACCGTCGTGTCGAAGGACCTGCCGCTCAGGATCAAGGCATCGTCGGTCGGTCTCCTCGCCGAGGAGTACCGCGCCGAGCTCGCCATCACGGACTCCTCCGGCTGGACCGGAATGTCCGAACTGACCCTGTCGGGCGAACAGGTGGACATTCTCTTCGAGGAAGGGCATGTCTACGTCCCCGAGGTCGCCGACCTGCCCGTGCACACCGGACTGACGATCCACTCCGAGCGCGGCAAGGCGCTGGGCCGGGTCACGCCCGAGGGCAACGTCCGGGTGGTGCGCGGCGATCGGGAGGCGTTCGGCATCAAGGGCCGCAGCGCCGAGCAGCGGATCGCGCTCGACCTGCTGCTCGACCCGGACGTCGGGATCGTGTCGATGGGCGGCCGGGCCGGCACCGGCAAGTCGGCACTGGCGCTGTGCGCGGGTCTGGAGGCGGTGCTCGAGCGCCGTCAGCACCAGAAGGTGATGGTCTTCCGGCCGCTGTACGCGGTGGGCGGACAGGAACTCGGCTATCTCCCCGGCAGCGAGGCCGAGAAGATGAGCCCCTGGGCGCAGGCCGTCTTCGACACGCTGTCCGCGGTCACCAGCCGCGAGGTCATCGAAGAGGTCACCGCGCGCGGCATGCTGGAGGTACTGCCCCTCACCCATATCCGCGGACGCTCGCTGCACGACGCGTTCGTCATCGTGGACGAGGCGCAGTCCCTGGAGAGGAATGTCCTGCTGACCGTTCTGTCCCGAATTGGTGCTAACTCGCGGGTGGTTCTGACCCATGACGTGGCCCAGCGGGACAATTTGCGGGTCGGTCGCTACGACGGTGTCGTCGCCGTCGTGGAGAAACTGAAGGGACATCCCCTCTTTGCCCATGTCACGCTGACAAGGTCCGAGAGGTCCCAGATCGCCGCCCTTGTGACCGAAATGCTGGAGGACGGCCAGATCTGA